One genomic segment of Nocardioides cavernaquae includes these proteins:
- a CDS encoding rhodanese-like domain-containing protein — translation MRVPTVSIDQVPHPLPSGLPVLDVREQIEWDHGHIEGALHIPMSQLVDRLDEVPTEQTLVVCKVGGRSAQVTAWLAQQGREVVNLDGGMLDWEAAGRPMVSENGVPPQVV, via the coding sequence ATGCGCGTTCCCACCGTCTCGATCGACCAGGTCCCCCACCCGCTGCCGTCCGGGCTTCCGGTCCTGGATGTGCGCGAGCAGATCGAGTGGGACCACGGACACATCGAGGGCGCGCTGCACATCCCGATGTCGCAGCTCGTCGACCGCCTCGATGAGGTGCCGACGGAGCAGACGCTGGTCGTCTGCAAGGTCGGCGGCCGCTCCGCGCAGGTCACCGCATGGCTGGCGCAGCAGGGTCGCGAGGTCGTCAACCTCGATGGCGGCATGCTCGACTGGGAGGCCGCCGGGCGCCCGATGGTGAGCGAGAACGGCGTGCCTCCGCAGGTGGTCTGA
- a CDS encoding acetyl/propionyl/methylcrotonyl-CoA carboxylase subunit alpha — protein sequence MTAFETLLVANRGEIARRVIRSARALGLRTVAVYTDADAEAIHVREADRAVWIPSYLDVAAIVAAATHSADPFSTGLPGAAPSVAVHPGYGFLSERADLPRALAEAGVAFVGPTGEVMDAMGRKDRAREIASAAGVPVVPNWTADDALEAADFPVLVKAAAGGGGKGMRVVRSADELAEAQAAAAREAAKAFGDDTLLLEKYVERGRHIEVQVFGDTHGNVVHLFERDCSTQRRHQKVLEEAPAPTLSAEQRALVTRSAVALAQSVGYTGAGTVEFLLDDATGEAYFLEMNTRLQVEHPVTEEVIRVRGERIDLVELQLHIAAGETLGFAQSDVTVAGHAIEARVYAEDAWHGFLPQAGTASYVAWPGRDRPLGAPDLTFRRTRAGLSAGVGAGVRVDHALESGQVVSTSFDPMLGKVIAVGPDREQARRVLVTALGDTAIFGLITNVGFLRELAASDAFRDAAIDTAWLDRTEIHDPMVHEGAQVAAAWIEHRVAVESTPGPLAPDGWRDGGAPAPIKYGETWLTEVTERSARASGFTFREIERQQLTPEIHRVEFTLAAHHLEDRGVQSGGERQVAHVRLGSDEIEVVGNGHRFGFDRPGAHRDHIADASDGSVLAPMPGTVLDVRVREGDVVVAGQVLGVMEAMKMELTLTAPYDGTVAAVETETGAQVVLGARLFHVDGAESSA from the coding sequence ATGACTGCCTTCGAAACCCTCCTCGTCGCCAACCGCGGCGAGATCGCCCGCCGGGTCATCCGCTCGGCCCGCGCGCTCGGCCTGCGCACCGTTGCCGTCTACACGGACGCCGATGCCGAGGCCATCCACGTGCGCGAGGCGGACCGCGCGGTGTGGATCCCCAGCTATCTGGACGTCGCTGCCATCGTTGCTGCGGCCACCCACAGCGCGGACCCGTTCTCCACAGGCCTTCCGGGTGCGGCGCCCTCGGTGGCGGTCCACCCCGGCTACGGCTTCCTCTCCGAACGGGCCGACCTGCCGCGCGCTCTCGCCGAGGCGGGTGTCGCCTTCGTCGGCCCCACCGGCGAGGTCATGGATGCGATGGGCCGCAAGGACCGGGCCCGCGAGATCGCCAGTGCCGCGGGTGTCCCCGTGGTCCCGAACTGGACGGCCGACGACGCCCTCGAGGCGGCCGACTTCCCGGTGCTCGTGAAGGCGGCCGCGGGCGGCGGCGGCAAGGGCATGCGTGTCGTGCGCTCGGCCGACGAGCTCGCCGAAGCACAGGCGGCCGCGGCCCGCGAAGCCGCCAAGGCGTTCGGCGACGACACCCTCCTGCTGGAGAAGTACGTCGAGCGCGGACGCCACATCGAGGTCCAGGTCTTCGGTGACACCCACGGCAACGTGGTGCACCTCTTCGAGCGCGACTGCTCCACGCAGCGGCGCCACCAGAAGGTCCTCGAGGAGGCCCCGGCCCCGACGCTCTCGGCCGAGCAGCGGGCGCTCGTCACCCGCAGCGCGGTCGCGCTGGCCCAGTCAGTCGGCTACACCGGCGCGGGCACTGTCGAGTTCCTGCTCGACGACGCCACGGGCGAGGCGTACTTCCTGGAGATGAACACCCGCCTCCAGGTCGAGCACCCGGTCACCGAGGAGGTGATCCGGGTCCGCGGCGAGCGCATCGACCTCGTCGAGCTGCAGCTCCACATCGCAGCAGGCGAGACCCTCGGGTTCGCGCAGAGCGACGTGACCGTGGCCGGGCATGCGATCGAGGCACGGGTCTATGCCGAGGACGCGTGGCACGGGTTCCTGCCACAGGCCGGCACCGCGTCGTACGTCGCCTGGCCGGGCCGGGATCGACCTCTCGGCGCACCAGACCTGACCTTTCGGCGCACCAGAGCTGGCCTTTCGGCGGGGGTTGGGGCGGGGGTTCGGGTGGACCACGCGCTGGAGTCGGGTCAGGTCGTCAGCACGAGCTTCGACCCGATGCTGGGCAAGGTGATCGCCGTCGGCCCCGACCGCGAGCAGGCCCGCCGGGTCCTCGTGACCGCTCTGGGCGACACCGCGATCTTCGGGCTGATCACCAACGTCGGGTTCCTGCGCGAGCTCGCCGCCTCGGATGCTTTCCGTGACGCGGCGATCGACACCGCCTGGCTGGACCGCACCGAGATCCACGACCCGATGGTGCACGAGGGGGCCCAGGTCGCCGCAGCGTGGATCGAGCACCGCGTCGCGGTCGAGTCGACGCCGGGGCCGCTCGCACCGGACGGATGGCGCGACGGTGGGGCGCCGGCTCCGATCAAGTACGGCGAGACCTGGCTGACTGAGGTGACCGAGCGCTCGGCACGGGCGAGCGGATTCACCTTCCGCGAGATCGAGCGCCAGCAACTCACCCCGGAGATCCACCGCGTCGAGTTCACCCTGGCCGCACACCACCTCGAGGACCGCGGCGTCCAGTCGGGCGGCGAGCGCCAGGTCGCCCACGTCCGGCTCGGGAGCGACGAGATCGAAGTGGTCGGCAACGGTCACCGGTTCGGGTTCGACCGGCCGGGTGCCCACCGCGACCACATCGCCGACGCGAGCGACGGGAGCGTGCTCGCGCCGATGCCGGGCACCGTGCTCGACGTGCGCGTGCGGGAGGGTGACGTCGTGGTCGCCGGCCAGGTGCTCGGAGTGATGGAGGCGATGAAGATGGAGCTCACCCTCACCGCGCCGTACGACGGGACCGTGGCCGCCGTCGAGACCGAGACGGGCGCGCAGGTCGTGCTCGGGGCCCGGCTCTTCCACGTGGATGGGGCAGAATCCTCGGCATGA
- a CDS encoding ABC transporter ATP-binding protein, with the protein MTITAPHVVGTTPALAASGVACKAGPRTVLSGVDLDVRPGEVLGLIGSNGTGKSTLLRVLAGVRPASAGEVLLAGRPLGAIRSRERARQIAFVAQEEAAPSDLLVSEMVALGRVPHARAWGGIDEASRLAVTEALHLVDLEYAAQQSMDRLSGGERRRALIARGLAQEAPLLLLDEPTNHLDIKHQLALMRLVRRLCRDLDRTAVVALHDLDLAATFCDRIAVLHAGGLFALGTPDEVLTPSVLHDAFGVLATRVTHPLTGRTHLLFSHDEREIHP; encoded by the coding sequence ATGACGATCACCGCACCCCACGTCGTCGGCACGACCCCTGCACTCGCAGCCTCCGGCGTCGCCTGCAAGGCCGGACCGCGCACGGTCCTGTCCGGTGTTGACCTCGACGTCCGGCCGGGCGAGGTGCTCGGGCTGATCGGCTCCAACGGCACGGGCAAGTCGACACTGCTCCGCGTCCTCGCCGGCGTGCGGCCCGCGTCGGCCGGAGAGGTCCTGCTGGCTGGTCGTCCGCTCGGCGCCATCAGGTCACGCGAGCGCGCCCGCCAGATCGCGTTCGTCGCGCAGGAGGAGGCCGCGCCCTCGGACCTGCTCGTCTCCGAGATGGTCGCGCTGGGGCGCGTGCCGCACGCCCGCGCCTGGGGCGGCATCGACGAGGCGTCGCGGCTCGCCGTCACGGAGGCGCTGCACCTGGTCGACCTCGAGTACGCCGCGCAGCAGTCCATGGACCGCCTCTCCGGCGGCGAACGCCGCCGGGCCCTGATCGCTCGCGGCCTCGCCCAGGAGGCCCCGCTGCTGCTCCTCGATGAGCCGACCAACCACCTCGACATCAAGCACCAGCTCGCCCTGATGCGCCTGGTCCGCCGGCTCTGCCGGGACCTGGACCGGACCGCCGTGGTGGCCCTCCATGACCTCGACCTCGCGGCCACCTTCTGCGACCGCATCGCAGTCCTGCACGCCGGCGGACTCTTCGCTCTCGGAACACCCGACGAGGTGCTCACCCCGTCGGTTCTCCACGACGCGTTCGGTGTCCTCGCAACCCGTGTCACCCACCCCCTCACCGGCCGGACGCACCTGCTGTTCAGCCACGATGAAAGAGAGATCCACCCATGA
- a CDS encoding FecCD family ABC transporter permease — protein sequence MLVAVLLPLACVTVVLATGFGAEPLPAHVVVDALRGRFGGAPVDTAYDAIVWEIRLPRTLLGLVVGAGLAIAGAAVQTLVRNPLADPYLLGVSSGASVGATAVITLGVLSSAGLWALSLGALAGALLASLMVFGIAMLQGGLTPLRLVLTGTVLSAAFSSMASFLVFRSAEPQAAQSVLFWLLGSLSGATWDHLWLPVAVVAIAFVLLMAASGWLDALAVGPDTAAALGVPVRALRTGLFVLTAVLVGVLVAVAGGIGFVGLVLPHLARLLVGPRHRASLPVAALAGGVFLVWVDVVTRIAVRPTEIPLSVVTGLIGAPVFLILLGRRTYRFGGES from the coding sequence TTGCTCGTGGCAGTGCTGCTGCCGCTGGCCTGCGTCACCGTTGTCCTCGCGACCGGGTTCGGCGCTGAGCCACTGCCGGCGCACGTCGTCGTCGACGCCCTGAGGGGCCGCTTCGGTGGCGCACCCGTCGACACGGCGTACGACGCGATCGTCTGGGAGATCCGGCTCCCGCGGACGCTGCTCGGCCTGGTCGTCGGGGCCGGCCTGGCGATCGCGGGCGCGGCCGTGCAGACCCTGGTCCGCAACCCCCTCGCCGATCCCTACCTGCTCGGCGTCTCGTCAGGAGCGAGCGTCGGCGCGACAGCCGTGATCACGCTCGGCGTGCTCTCCAGCGCCGGGCTCTGGGCGCTCTCTCTCGGAGCTCTGGCGGGCGCGCTGCTCGCGTCGCTCATGGTCTTCGGGATCGCGATGCTGCAGGGCGGGCTCACCCCGCTGCGGCTGGTGCTGACCGGCACGGTGCTGTCCGCGGCGTTCTCATCGATGGCGAGCTTCCTGGTCTTCCGGAGCGCTGAGCCGCAGGCCGCGCAATCGGTGCTGTTCTGGTTGCTGGGCTCACTCTCGGGCGCGACCTGGGACCACCTCTGGCTCCCCGTTGCTGTCGTGGCGATCGCGTTCGTCCTGCTGATGGCGGCTAGTGGCTGGCTCGATGCGCTCGCGGTCGGGCCGGACACGGCCGCTGCCCTCGGCGTACCGGTGCGGGCGCTGCGCACCGGGCTCTTCGTGCTGACGGCGGTCCTCGTCGGCGTCCTCGTCGCGGTGGCCGGTGGCATCGGATTCGTCGGACTCGTGCTGCCGCACCTGGCGCGGCTCCTCGTCGGTCCGCGCCACCGCGCCTCGCTTCCGGTAGCGGCGCTGGCTGGCGGGGTCTTCCTGGTCTGGGTCGACGTCGTCACCCGCATCGCGGTCCGGCCGACCGAGATCCCGCTGAGCGTGGTCACGGGCCTCATCGGGGCTCCCGTCTTCCTGATCCTGCTCGGCCGTCGCACCTATCGCTTCGGAGGCGAGTCATGA
- a CDS encoding ATP-binding protein codes for MDPIRNPYAPGAGQRPPELAGRDEQLGAFDVVLERVSRGRPERSLVLTGLRGVGKTVLLNALRSAAVRRQWGTGKLEARPDQGLRRPLSSALHQAIRELGHPEREQVDHVLGVLKAFAQRDAGPKATLKEMWNPGIDVAAARGRADSGDIEIDLVELFTDIGGLAQDMGRGIAVFIDEMQDLGADDVSALCAACHELSQSGLPLIVVGAGLPHLPAVLSASKSYSERLFRYQRIDRLSREAADRALTAPAEDEDAAYTDDALAAMYAATGGYPYFIQAYGKAVWDLAPQSPITADDVKVAAPEAEEELAVGFFGSRYERATPGEREYLRAMADVAVEMAVTGQGRIDDIGSVSTADVAIQLAKKPQSLSPARDALLKKGLIYSAERGLIAFTVPHFGRYLRDHA; via the coding sequence GTGGACCCGATCCGTAATCCCTATGCCCCCGGCGCCGGTCAGCGACCGCCCGAGCTGGCCGGTCGCGACGAGCAGCTCGGCGCGTTCGACGTCGTGCTCGAGCGGGTGTCGCGCGGGCGCCCCGAGCGGTCGCTGGTCCTCACCGGACTCCGCGGCGTGGGCAAGACCGTCCTGCTCAACGCGTTGCGCTCGGCTGCGGTCCGTCGCCAGTGGGGGACCGGCAAGCTGGAGGCGCGCCCCGACCAGGGCCTGCGCCGGCCGCTGAGCAGCGCGCTGCACCAGGCGATCCGGGAGCTCGGGCACCCCGAGCGCGAGCAGGTCGACCACGTCCTCGGCGTGCTCAAGGCGTTCGCCCAGCGCGATGCCGGGCCGAAGGCGACGCTCAAGGAGATGTGGAACCCCGGCATCGACGTCGCTGCCGCGCGTGGCCGTGCGGACTCGGGTGACATCGAGATCGACCTGGTCGAGCTCTTCACCGACATCGGCGGGCTCGCCCAGGACATGGGCCGCGGCATCGCGGTCTTCATCGACGAGATGCAGGACCTCGGCGCCGACGACGTGTCCGCGCTGTGCGCTGCCTGTCACGAGCTCAGCCAGTCCGGCCTGCCGTTGATCGTCGTGGGTGCCGGTCTGCCGCACCTGCCCGCGGTCCTGTCCGCGAGCAAGTCCTACTCCGAGCGGCTGTTCCGCTACCAGCGCATCGACCGTCTCTCTCGTGAGGCCGCGGACCGCGCCCTCACGGCCCCCGCCGAGGACGAGGACGCGGCCTACACAGATGACGCGCTTGCCGCGATGTACGCCGCAACGGGCGGCTACCCGTACTTCATCCAGGCCTACGGCAAGGCGGTCTGGGACCTCGCGCCACAGTCGCCGATCACCGCGGACGACGTGAAGGTGGCGGCACCGGAGGCCGAGGAGGAGCTGGCCGTCGGCTTCTTCGGATCCCGTTACGAGCGGGCGACGCCCGGTGAGAGGGAGTACCTCCGCGCGATGGCCGACGTCGCCGTCGAGATGGCCGTGACCGGTCAGGGTCGCATCGACGACATCGGCTCGGTGTCCACCGCGGACGTGGCGATCCAGCTCGCCAAGAAGCCGCAGTCGCTTTCGCCGGCGCGCGATGCGTTGCTGAAGAAGGGCCTGATCTACTCCGCCGAGCGGGGTTTGATCGCCTTCACGGTGCCCCACTTCGGACGGTATCTCCGCGACCACGCCTGA
- the aat gene encoding leucyl/phenylalanyl-tRNA--protein transferase — protein MPPPQELPPVEPPVSPWHFPDPRGIDDDLIAIGADLAPGTLLAAYRAGLFPMPLDDDPTGWFSPVRRGVLPLGGLKVSKSLRRSFRDYEIRVDTAFSEVISACADPARDGGWIDEEIQHAYGVLHELGWAHSVEAWHEGSLEGGLYGIAIGGLFAGESMFHRRRDASKAALVGLVGLLADGHAERRLLDVQWRTDHLASLGVVEIPRREYLDRLRQALTLPLPAAFHRT, from the coding sequence GTGCCCCCGCCCCAGGAGTTGCCGCCGGTCGAGCCCCCCGTCTCGCCGTGGCACTTTCCCGACCCCCGAGGCATCGACGACGACCTGATCGCGATCGGGGCCGACCTGGCGCCGGGCACCCTGCTCGCGGCATACCGGGCGGGGCTGTTCCCGATGCCGCTCGACGACGACCCGACCGGATGGTTCTCTCCGGTACGACGCGGCGTACTCCCGCTTGGCGGACTCAAGGTCTCCAAGTCGCTGCGCCGGTCGTTCCGCGACTATGAGATCCGGGTGGACACGGCGTTCTCCGAAGTGATCTCCGCGTGCGCGGATCCCGCTCGCGATGGCGGCTGGATCGACGAGGAGATCCAGCATGCTTATGGGGTCCTGCACGAGCTGGGCTGGGCACACTCGGTCGAGGCGTGGCACGAGGGATCACTCGAGGGCGGTCTCTATGGCATCGCGATCGGCGGGCTCTTCGCCGGGGAGTCGATGTTCCACCGGCGGCGTGATGCGTCGAAGGCTGCGCTCGTGGGCCTGGTGGGACTCCTGGCCGACGGCCATGCCGAGCGGCGGTTGCTCGACGTCCAGTGGCGCACCGACCACCTGGCGTCGCTGGGAGTGGTGGAGATCCCGAGGCGCGAGTATCTCGACCGGCTGCGCCAGGCGCTCACCCTGCCGCTACCGGCCGCGTTTCACCGGACCTGA
- a CDS encoding EcsC family protein — protein sequence MGLGSIVGRRLAPRVQKLAPQAAHNFVREAMVKAITGVGPLRPVRVSAEKQLKDEKGDVDGAIRDVVRLHVAYASAQGFLTNLGGLMTALAAVPANITGLTLVQVRMIAAIAHLHGHDLDDPRVRAAVVTSLLGEETVRKAVKKGRLPASPLGLATHEAYDPAIEKAVNTEVATELITRVAGKRLATTVGKRIPVLGGVVGMTADGYATWQLGRYAATEFKKA from the coding sequence ATGGGACTCGGAAGCATCGTCGGCCGTCGCCTCGCCCCGCGTGTGCAGAAGCTCGCGCCGCAGGCGGCACACAACTTCGTGCGTGAGGCGATGGTCAAGGCCATCACCGGGGTCGGGCCGCTGCGGCCCGTCCGCGTGAGCGCGGAGAAGCAGCTGAAGGACGAGAAGGGCGACGTCGACGGGGCGATCCGGGACGTCGTGCGACTGCACGTCGCCTACGCGAGCGCGCAGGGCTTCCTGACCAACCTCGGCGGCCTCATGACCGCACTGGCGGCGGTCCCCGCCAACATCACCGGCCTGACGCTGGTGCAGGTGCGCATGATCGCCGCGATCGCCCACCTTCACGGCCACGACCTCGACGACCCGCGCGTCCGCGCTGCCGTGGTCACCTCCCTCCTCGGCGAGGAGACGGTCCGCAAGGCGGTCAAGAAGGGCCGCCTTCCCGCGAGCCCGCTCGGTCTGGCCACCCACGAGGCCTACGACCCGGCGATCGAGAAGGCCGTCAACACGGAGGTCGCGACCGAGCTGATCACCCGGGTCGCCGGCAAGCGCCTCGCGACCACCGTCGGCAAGCGGATCCCGGTGCTCGGCGGCGTCGTCGGCATGACCGCTGACGGCTACGCCACCTGGCAGCTCGGTCGCTACGCCGCGACGGAGTTCAAGAAGGCCTGA
- a CDS encoding ABC transporter substrate-binding protein yields the protein MKTRNKYGVLAAAAVLGLSGCGGATKAAPAAGGTVTVTNCGTKVDFPAPAKKLFVNDSNLISMVLALGAEKQVGAVSSIGRDELVLTEHYGAAVAGLNQVSDDYPGLETVIAAKPDVMVAGWNYGYDETKQLTPDALAERGIAAYILTESCRQEGSSARGIVDPWTALRDDMTNLGEITGRTEAAAAVVADFDQRLAALDEAPKADERPVLFVFDSGDKAVFTSGAFGAPQAVIEAGGGHNAMADLKDTWTEVSWERLAASKPDAFVFVDYPGQSFEQKVAVLRANPATRNLPAVREGRFLNLPYAMWTSGPLNIDAAEEVRTALEKWGLVPKG from the coding sequence ATGAAGACGCGCAACAAGTACGGCGTGCTTGCGGCCGCAGCAGTCCTTGGCCTCTCCGGTTGTGGCGGTGCGACGAAGGCTGCCCCCGCGGCGGGCGGCACCGTGACGGTCACCAACTGCGGCACGAAGGTGGACTTCCCGGCTCCCGCGAAGAAGCTCTTCGTCAACGACAGCAACCTGATCTCGATGGTGTTGGCCCTGGGTGCGGAGAAGCAGGTCGGCGCCGTCTCCAGCATCGGTCGTGACGAGTTGGTGCTGACCGAGCACTACGGCGCCGCCGTGGCCGGGCTCAACCAGGTCTCCGACGACTACCCCGGCCTGGAGACGGTGATCGCGGCGAAGCCGGACGTCATGGTGGCGGGCTGGAACTACGGCTACGACGAGACCAAGCAGCTCACGCCGGACGCGCTCGCCGAGCGCGGCATCGCGGCGTACATCCTGACGGAGTCGTGCCGCCAGGAGGGATCGAGTGCCCGCGGCATCGTCGACCCGTGGACCGCGCTGCGTGACGACATGACCAACCTGGGCGAGATCACCGGCCGCACGGAGGCGGCGGCGGCGGTCGTCGCCGACTTCGACCAGCGGCTGGCCGCGCTCGATGAGGCGCCGAAGGCCGACGAACGCCCGGTGCTCTTCGTGTTCGACAGCGGCGACAAGGCGGTCTTCACCTCCGGTGCCTTCGGGGCTCCGCAGGCCGTCATCGAGGCCGGTGGTGGGCACAACGCGATGGCCGACCTGAAGGACACCTGGACCGAGGTCTCGTGGGAGCGCCTCGCCGCTTCGAAGCCCGACGCGTTCGTCTTCGTCGACTACCCGGGCCAGAGCTTCGAGCAGAAGGTCGCCGTGCTCCGCGCGAACCCCGCGACGCGGAACCTGCCGGCGGTCAGGGAAGGCCGGTTCCTGAACCTGCCCTACGCGATGTGGACCAGTGGCCCGCTCAACATCGACGCGGCCGAGGAGGTCCGGACGGCCCTGGAGAAGTGGGGCCTCGTGCCGAAGGGCTGA
- a CDS encoding Fpg/Nei family DNA glycosylase yields the protein MPELPEVEALALDLKGRLDGRAIVRIDLAAFMALKTFDPPLQALEGTFVDDVTRHGKFLDISVGGLHLCLHLARAGWVRWKDQVPAAPARPNGKSPLAARIVLDNETCLDITEAGTKKSLALYVVRDPLDVPGIASLGPDPLADEFTPAMLAGILESEGRKQLKGVLRHQGTIAGIGNAYSDEILHAARMSPFKPASSLDEAELATLYNAIRDTLGDAVDRSRGLAASELKGEKKTNMAVHGRTGQPCPVCGDAVREVSFADSSLQYCATCQTGGRPLADRRMSRLLK from the coding sequence GTGCCTGAGCTGCCCGAGGTGGAAGCCCTCGCCCTCGACCTGAAGGGGCGACTGGACGGCCGCGCCATCGTGCGGATCGACCTCGCCGCATTCATGGCGCTGAAGACCTTCGACCCGCCGCTCCAGGCACTCGAGGGCACGTTCGTCGACGACGTGACGCGGCACGGCAAGTTCCTCGACATCAGCGTCGGCGGGCTGCACCTCTGCCTCCACCTGGCCCGTGCCGGCTGGGTGCGCTGGAAGGACCAGGTCCCGGCTGCTCCCGCCAGACCCAACGGCAAGTCACCGCTCGCGGCACGCATCGTCCTCGACAACGAGACATGTCTCGACATCACCGAGGCCGGCACGAAGAAGAGCCTCGCCCTGTACGTCGTGCGGGACCCGCTCGACGTGCCCGGCATAGCGAGTCTCGGTCCCGACCCGCTCGCTGACGAGTTCACGCCGGCGATGCTCGCCGGCATCCTCGAGTCAGAGGGCCGCAAGCAGCTCAAGGGCGTGCTGCGCCACCAGGGCACGATCGCGGGCATCGGCAACGCGTACTCCGACGAGATCCTGCATGCCGCCCGGATGAGCCCCTTCAAGCCGGCCAGCAGCCTCGACGAAGCCGAGCTGGCCACTCTCTACAACGCGATCCGCGACACGCTCGGTGACGCCGTCGATCGCTCGCGCGGCCTGGCGGCATCCGAGCTCAAGGGCGAGAAGAAGACCAACATGGCCGTCCACGGCCGCACCGGTCAGCCCTGCCCGGTCTGCGGTGACGCCGTGCGTGAGGTGTCGTTCGCGGACTCGTCACTGCAGTACTGCGCCACCTGCCAGACCGGCGGCCGGCCGCTGGCCGACCGCCGGATGAGCAGGCTCCTGAAGTAG
- a CDS encoding PepSY-associated TM helix domain-containing protein: protein MTDTTTVDPESVDQRSRPDKKAARSGGGGLFRTFWRWHFYASFLVIPVLLVLASTGLVYLLRFQIEPLLHADLMKVDVPSSGTRLSYDAQAASLLKAYPDGRIAAVLEPSDADRSTDFSLSTAAPGTPSWEDDTIREVYVNPYTGEVLGELDPNKTVSGYAKNLHSNFMAGDLGAYVMELGACWAIVMAITGYYMYWRGRAARARRKAARAAGAALRHKHATIGLFVGVGLLALVASGLPWTIWWGAKAQELATSQGTSFWSEDPGAQSSAPTLDASVPHSHAVPWGEGKSTVPTSEGTAASRSTADQIGFDGAIETANVRGLHHPMTVIPPADEKGVYSVIGYAFNEPGHESALHIDQFTGKPVAEFGYDQYGALAKVVGQGIALHEGRRFGTANMVVSGLFCVAVMFMCVAGPLMWWRRRPKGASMGAPRGRLSLKAGPVAVVGLIALGVGLPLFGASLVAVFALDQLVLRRVAPLRNFFNVA, encoded by the coding sequence ATGACCGACACAACTACCGTCGACCCCGAATCCGTCGACCAACGCTCACGCCCGGACAAGAAGGCGGCCAGATCCGGAGGCGGCGGCCTGTTCCGCACCTTCTGGCGCTGGCACTTCTACGCCAGCTTCCTTGTCATCCCGGTCCTGCTGGTGCTGGCCAGCACCGGACTGGTCTACCTGCTGCGGTTCCAGATCGAGCCGCTGCTCCACGCCGACCTGATGAAGGTCGACGTGCCCAGCAGCGGCACCCGCCTGTCGTACGACGCCCAGGCAGCGTCGCTGCTGAAGGCGTATCCCGACGGCCGGATCGCGGCGGTCCTCGAGCCGTCCGATGCAGACCGTTCGACCGACTTCTCGCTCTCGACCGCCGCGCCCGGCACGCCGAGCTGGGAGGACGACACCATCCGGGAGGTGTACGTGAACCCGTACACCGGCGAGGTGCTCGGCGAGCTCGACCCCAACAAGACCGTCAGCGGCTATGCGAAGAACCTGCACTCCAACTTCATGGCCGGCGACCTCGGCGCCTACGTGATGGAGCTCGGAGCCTGCTGGGCGATCGTCATGGCGATCACCGGCTACTACATGTACTGGCGAGGTCGGGCTGCGCGGGCTCGGCGCAAGGCTGCCAGGGCCGCGGGCGCTGCCCTTCGCCACAAGCACGCGACGATCGGCCTCTTCGTTGGCGTCGGGCTGCTCGCCCTGGTCGCGAGCGGGCTGCCGTGGACGATCTGGTGGGGCGCGAAGGCGCAGGAGCTCGCCACGTCGCAGGGCACGTCGTTCTGGTCGGAGGATCCCGGTGCCCAGTCATCCGCGCCAACGCTGGACGCATCGGTCCCGCACAGCCACGCCGTGCCCTGGGGCGAGGGCAAGAGCACGGTCCCCACGTCCGAGGGGACGGCGGCTTCCAGGTCGACTGCGGACCAGATCGGATTCGACGGAGCAATCGAGACAGCCAACGTGCGGGGCCTGCACCACCCGATGACCGTCATTCCGCCGGCCGACGAGAAGGGGGTCTACTCCGTCATCGGCTACGCCTTCAACGAGCCGGGACACGAGTCGGCGCTCCACATCGACCAGTTCACGGGCAAGCCCGTCGCGGAGTTCGGCTACGACCAGTACGGCGCACTCGCCAAGGTGGTCGGCCAGGGCATCGCCCTGCACGAAGGACGCCGGTTCGGCACGGCCAACATGGTGGTGTCGGGGCTCTTCTGCGTCGCCGTGATGTTCATGTGCGTGGCCGGGCCGCTGATGTGGTGGCGCCGTCGTCCGAAGGGCGCCTCCATGGGCGCACCGCGCGGCCGGCTCAGCCTGAAGGCCGGTCCGGTCGCTGTCGTCGGCCTGATCGCGCTGGGCGTCGGGTTGCCACTCTTCGGTGCCTCGCTGGTCGCCGTCTTCGCCCTCGACCAACTCGTGCTCCGGCGGGTCGCCCCGCTCCGGAACTTCTTCAACGTCGCTTGA